The Drechmeria coniospora strain ARSEF 6962 chromosome 02, whole genome shotgun sequence genome has a segment encoding these proteins:
- a CDS encoding DNA-directed RNA polymerase II subunit RPB11 has product MNAPDRFELFLLNDGEKKIEEKVYSGMSNTSDFILNKEDHTLGNLLSEHLKLHPNVYMAGYKVAHPNVPSLFIRVQTDGQKTPREVFCAVCEKLINQLESLHQEFTREWELRRITNVGEQGNMQNNGH; this is encoded by the exons CTTTGAGCTCTTTCTCCTCAACGATGGCGAGAAGAAGATTGAGGAAAAAGTCTATTCGG GCATGTCCAACACATCCGACTTTATCCTGAACAAGGAAGATCACACGCTGGGCAACCTGCTATCCGAGCATCTCAAGCTCCATCCCAACGTCTACATGGCGGGCTACAAGG TTGCGCACCCCAATGTGCCAAGCCTGTTTATCCGAGTCCAGACGGATGGACAGAAAACGCCACGCGAAGTGTTTTGCGCCGTGTGCGAGAAGCTCATCAATCAGCTCGAGTCGCTGCACCAAGAATTCACTCGCGAGTGGGAGCTGCGCCGCATCACaaacgtcggcgagcagggcAACATGCAAAACAATGGCCACTAA
- a CDS encoding putative U6 SNRNA-ASSOCIATED SM-LIKE PROTEIN LSM5 translates to MASQLLPLELIDKCIGSRLWVIMKGDKEFSGTLVGFDDYVNMVLEDVTEFDYSGNHTKLPRILLNGNNICMLIPGGEGPGEAAAA, encoded by the exons atggcctcgcaATTGCTTCCCCTCG AGCTCATCGACAAATGCATCGGCTCACGGCTGTGGGTCATCATGAAGGGCGACAAAG AGTTTAGCGGCACGCTCGTTGGCTTCGACGACTACGTCA ATATGGTCCTGGAAGATGTGACTGAGTT TGACTACAGCGGAAACCACACAAAGCTGCCTAGGATTCTGCTCAACGGAAACAACATCTGCATG TTGATTCCTGGCGGTGAAGGACCAGGCGAGGCAGCTGCTGCGTGA
- a CDS encoding glycogen synthase, which yields MSPPTRTQDTAPESPKSSGSGLVRHSPRPGQTSGQWSADRNQAATGGHTLYSDSYCHVITGAKSARAAGSALFCRRLVACWPDCPVTVTGLFSPLLLLPSADVALPSTILPSFHPTNLPPYFPLVEPFILSFELLTTPPPSYFARSNPKASPTRNLTSSSPEADLFHRPVQACLADPPRTSCCTSFELEHTVGAPWTARRPTSSGSSIRQPGSFDAPCLIDRSDLPPCTSRLFCWIRHSRRDSLESSPAASLVQRPPLDCYSPRSPDLPLAAALARFEATTVEAPTPKPWPPSTTSRRRFATSRTISCLKSPLRWPTEACPPSLRRRARRRPSLTSLSPVGGIYSVLKSKAPVTTAEYGDRYTLIGPLNRQSAAVEVEEMEPTNPNIAMTMAAMKERGIDMVYGRWLIEGAPRVILIDTKTAYGYMDEWKADLWNIASIPSPPGDDETNEAIVFGYLVAWFLGEFVCHEKEKAVIAHFHEWLAGVALPLSKKRRIDVTTIFTTHATILGRYLCAGSVDFYNNLQHFDVDAEAGKRGIYHRYCIERAAAHACDVFTTVSHITAFESEHLLKRKPDGVVPNGLNVTKFAAVHEFQNLHQQAKEKIHDFVRGHFYGHYDFDGDDTLYLFTAGRYEFRNKGVDMFIESLARLNHRLKSSGSKTTVVAFIIMPAQTTSLTVEALKGQAVLKSLRETTHVIEQAIGRRLFERSLKWHEGDPLPDEKELFSSQDRVLLRRRLFAMKRSGLPPVVTHNMANDHEDPILNQIRRVQLFNHPTDRVKVIFHPEFLNSANPVLPLDYDDFVRGCHLGVFPSYYEPWGYTPAECTVMGVPSITTNLSGFGCYMEELIENTTDYGIYIVDRRSKGVDDSVNQLTGHMFDFCAKTRRQRINQRNRTERLSELLDWKRMGMEYIKARQLALRRAYPNSYGRLDDDESDFMPGVEQKITRPLSVPGSPRDKSGMMTPGDFASLQEGREGLSTEDYVAWKLPDEEDPDEYPFPLTLRSKKPSVGDEAPGAVMEPTLNGN from the exons ATGTCCCCTCCCACCAGGACGCAGGACACAGCACCAGAGAGCCCCAAGTCGTCTGGATCCGGCCTGGTCCGCCATTCGCCACGACCAGGCCAGACCAGCGGTCAGTGGTCAGCAGACAGAAACCAGGCGGCGACCGGCGGTCA tactctgtacagcgATTCGTACTGCCATGTAATTACGGGGGCGAAAAG TGCGCGCGCGGCTGGTTCCGCACTATTCtgccgccggctcgtcgcctGTTGGCCTGATTgccccgtcaccgtcaccggccTGTTCTCtccgcttctcctcctcccctccgccGACGTTGCGTTGCCTTCGACCATCCTTCCATCCTTCCATCCTACCAACCTACCTCCCTACTTTCCGCTCGTCGAACCATTCATCCTCTCCTTCGAGCTCCTCACCACGCCACCTCCCTCCTACTTCGCCCGCTCGAATCCCaaggcatcgccgacgaggaactTGACATCGTCGTCCCCGGAGGCCGACCTTTTCCATCGTCCTGTGCAAGCTTGCCTCGCCGATCCGCCTCGTACGTCGTGCTGCACCTCgttcgagctcgagcacACCGTAGGTGCTCCCTGGACAGCTCGACGACCCACTTCGAGCGGCAGCTCCATCCGGCAACCTGGCAGCTTCGACGCTCCCTGCCTGATCGATCGATCGGACCTACCGCCGTGCACGAGTCGGCTCTTTTGCTGGATCCGACATTCTCGCCGCGACTCCCTCGAAAGCTCCCCCGCGGCTTCGTTGGTTCAACGTCCACCACTTGACTGTTATTCGCCTCGATCGCCGGACTTGCCCTTGGCCGCAGCGCTCGCTCGGTTCGAAGCCACCACCGTCGAAgcaccgacgccgaagccATGGCccccatcgacgacgagccgccgCAGGTTCGCGACGTCAAGAACCATCTCCTGTTTGAAATCGCCACTGAGGTGGCCCACCGAGGCatgccccccctcccttcgtcgtcgcgctcggcgccgcccatcGCTGACCAGCCTCTCCCCAGTCGGCGGCATCTACTCCGTTCTCAAGTCCAAGGCCCccgtgacgacggccgagtatGGCGATCGATACACTCTCATCGGGCCTTTGAATCGCCAATCC GCTGCGGTCGAGGTGGAGGAAATGGAGCCGACGAATCCCAACATCGCCATGACCATGGCCGCCATGAAGGAGCGCGGAATCGACATGGTCTACGGCCGTTGGCTCATCGAGGGTGCCCCGAGAGTCATCCTCATCGACACCAAGACGGCCTACGGCTACATGGACGAGTGGAAGGCGGACCTGTGGAACATTGCCAgcatcccctcccctcccggtgacgacgagacCAACGAAGCCATCGTCTTCGGCTACTTGGTCGCTTGGTTCCTCGGAGAG TTTGTCTGTCATGAAAAGGAAAAGGCCGTCATTGCCCACTTCCACGAATGGCTCGCCGGTGTCGCCCTGCCTCTGTCCAAGAAGCGACGCATCGACGTCAccaccatcttcaccacGCACGCCACCATCCTCGGCCGTTACCTGTGCGCAGGCTCCGTCGACTTTTACAACAACCTGCAGCACTTCGACGTCGATGCTGAGGCGGGAAAGCGTGGCATCTACCACCGCTACTGCAtcgagcgcgccgccgcccacgcgTGCGACGTCTTCACCACCGTCTCCCACATCACGGCCTTCGAGTCGGAGCACCTGCTCAAGCGCAAGCCGGATGGCGTCGTCCCCAACGGCCTCAACGTGACCAagttcgccgccgtccacgaGTTTCAGAACCTGCACCAGCAGGCCAAGGAAAAGATCCACGACTTTGTGCGCGGTCACTTTTACGGCCACTACGacttcgacggcgacgacaccCTCTACCTCTTCACGGCCGGCCGGTACGAGTTCCGGAACAAGGGCGTCGACATGTTCATCGAGTCCCTGGCCCGCCTGAACCACCGGCTCAAGAGCTCGGGCAGCAAgacgaccgtcgtcgccttcatcATCATGCCCGCCCAGACGACGTCGCTCAccgtcgaggccctcaagGGCCAGGCCGTCCTCAAGTCGCTGCGGGAGACGACGCACGTCATCGAGCAGGCCATCGGCCGCAGGCTCTTCGAGCGCTCCCTCAAGTGGCACGAGGGCGACCCGCTGCCCGACGAGAAGGAGCTCTTCTCCAGCCAGGACCGCGTCCTGCTGCGACGCCGCCTCTTCGCCATGAAGCGCAGCGGCCTGCCGCCCGTCGTGACGCACAACATGGCCAACGACCACGAGGACCCCATCCTGAACCAGATCCGACGCGTGCAGCTCTTCAACCACCCGACGGACCGCGTCAAGGTCATCTTCCACCCCGAGTTCCTCAACTCGGCCAACCCCGTCCTGCCGCTCGACTACGACGACTTCGTGCGCGGCTGCCACCTCGGCGTCTTTCCTTCCTACTACGAGCCGTGGGGCTACACGCCGGCCGAGTGCACCGTCATGGGCGTCCCGAGCATCACGACCAACCTGTCCGGCTTCGGCTGCTACATGGAGGAGCTGATCGAGAACACGACCGACTACGGCATCTACATCGTCGACCGGCGAAgcaagggcgtcgacgactcgGTGAACCAGCTGACGGGACACATGTTTGACTTTTGCGCCAAGACGAGGCGTCAGCGCATCAACCAGCGTAACCGCACCGAGCGTCTgagcgagctgctcgacTGGAAGCGCATGGGCATGGAGTACATCAAGGCCCGCCAGCTGGCCCTCCGAAGGGCGTACCCGAATTCCTACGGCCgcttggacgacgacgagtccgaCTTCATGCCGGGCGTCGAGCAGAAGATCACCCGGCCATTGTCCGTGCCGGGCTCGCCGCGGGACAAGAGCGGCATGATGACGCCGGGGGACTTTGCCAGCCTCCAGGAGGGCCGGGAGGGTCTGAGCACCGAGGATTATGTTGCCTGGAAGCTTCC AGACGAGGAGGACCCAGACGAATACCCCTTCCCGCTCACGCTGAGATCCAAGAAGCCGTCCGTCGGAGACGAAGCTCCTGGGGCCGTCATGGAGCCTACGCTGAACGGCAACTGA
- a CDS encoding Ribosome biogenesis protein YTM1 translates to MTSSPTQVKVVFTTNEADLQLPESKQQLLVPSDIKRYGLSRILNSESMLDTSSPVPLDFLANGTFLRTSIEEYLSVNGLSSETTLTLQYVRSLLPPVYEASFQHDDWVSGVDVLSLTSPAGRLAEGGNVSDRAATASYDGLVRVWTPSGHVVATSSSGRAGGHTQRVNAVRWVSPTQLVSAGLDRKVVVWDYDEAADGSSATLKPNMELWGHEKQINSVAVNGSTRRVLTASSDGSVGLWTSSKRTAPQADPESLPSAHGAKRAKLSAAAGSTAQRGPLAMMPLHSEPVTAAIFHPNDATVAYTASQDHTFKTIDLTTQREVSRLTTMHPIMCAAALPNSLVAAGTSARHITLLDPRESAAATAAMTLRGHVNMVVSLAASPENEYSLVSGSHDSTCRVWDLRSVRPGTTQEGGGSVSEPVYSIGREWYKGKKLPPAGDGAKVLSVVWDETWGIVSGGEDKKVQINRGRGLLAT, encoded by the exons ATGACCTCGTCACCTACCCAGGTGAAGGTCGTCTTCACAACCAACGAGGCAGACCTTCAACTGCCCGAGTCGAAGCAGCAGCTTCTTGTCCCCTCAG ATATCAAGCGATATGGCCTCTCGCGAATCCTCAACTCCGAGTCCATGCTCGAcacctcgtcgccggttCCCCTCGACTTCCTCGCCAACGGCACCTTCCTGCGAACGAGCATCGAAGAGTACCTGTCCGTCAACGGGCTCTCGTCCGAAACGACGCTCACGCTGCAGTACGTGCGCAGTCTGCTACCGCCCGTCTACGAAGCGAGTTTCCAACACGACGATTGGGTGAGCGGTGTCGATGTCCTGTCCTTGACCTCACCAGCCGGCCGTCTTGCCGAGGGAGGAAACGTTTCCGACAGAGCCGCCACCGCGTCctacgacggcctcgtccgagtctGGACTCCTTCCGGCCATGTGGTcgcgacctcgtcctccggCAGGGCCGGCGGCCACACCCAGCGCGTCAACGCCGTCCGCTGGGTGTCCCCAACACAGCTCGTgtcggccggcctcgacaggaaggtcgtcgtctgggactacgacgaggccgccgacggctcctcggccacgctGAAGCCCAACATGGAGCTCTGGGGTCACGAGAAGCAAATCAacagcgtcgccgtcaacggcTCCACGAGACGCGTCCTCACCGCCTCGTCGgacggctccgtcggctTGTGGACTTCCTCCAAGCGGACCGCACCCCAGGCCGATCCCGAGAGCCTCCCCTCCGCCCACGGCGCCAAGCGAGCCAAgctgtcggccgccgccggctccacGGCCCAGCGCGGTCCTCTGGCCATGATGCCGCTGCACAGCGAgcccgtgacggcggccatcTTCCACCCCAACGACGCGACCGTCGCGTACACGGCCTCGCAAGACCACACATTCAAGACGATTGACTTGACGACACAGAGGGAAGTGTCGAGATTGACGACGATGCATCCCATCATGTGCGCCGCCGCGCTGCCCAACTCTCTCGTGGCGGCCGGCACCTCGGCTCGGCACATCACCCTCCTCGACCCCCGAGAgtcggccgcggcgacggcagccatGACCCTTCGTGGCCACGTCAACATGGTCGTTTCGCTCGCGGCCTCGCCCGAAAACGAATACTCGCTCGTGTCCGGGTCGCACGACAGCACGTGCCGCGTGTGGGATCTGCGCAGCGTGCGCCCGGGCACGACGCAGGAGGGTGGCGGCTCCGTCAGCGAGCCCGTATACAGCATCGGCAGAGAGTGGTACAAGGGCAAGAAGCTTCCCCCGGCGGGCGACGGTGCCAAGGTGTTGAGCGTCGTCTGGGATGAAACGTGGGGGATTGTCAgtggcggcgaggacaaaAAGGTTCAGATCAACAGGGGGCGCGGCCTCCTAGCTACGTAA
- a CDS encoding putative Werner syndrome helicase: MIHPACLPTIPKASSICRAPSNSPEAGMIHCSGQSWMFINAQSTLRTHDIGLHASVSVKRDVDGTAEVMKRAMSSSKANGLWNPSLGIRFSPSVEPKTRALYPRLDLSRFLHTATTSTSTNASPDEAMGARDLLSTRQDMFGRVEPRMLPTSVAVGPVDIAREMLDDDAAEDEQRARVEKDGTVEAKRPGPPAPVDAPQTPLSFNISAERFHVARAAAVGEADSFWSHTLYQRITPAGAVERVKVHYCTSRHSMEHVCRKYFLHEGLLGFDLEWQTYANRDSDIRSAISLVQIASESRIGLFHIAMFPSAAKEMADFVAPTFRLIMEDANVSKVGVQIQGDCTRLNRFLGVKARGVFELSHLYKLVKYQDTPKLINKVPVALSTQVEDCLGLPLYKGQSVRSSNWMRPLDSKQMLCASRIRIDLEGPFAHIVVDSASDAYAGVQLYHVLEAKRRALKPCPPRPYHAELGLPIPIPIPIPTQQSELNPTEDSSRDVSAAQTVASTPSLARTKKPAQPASPAAKPRDARITAAEIEMKRFRASKRTPIATTPSALRAYYVWRLNEDLGPEAVAKLLRDPPLQSNTVVSYILDAITAEKLPYDKKRLANEITSRLQPGPLTGRYRHFSRDHASGPKSTNEAA; this comes from the exons ATGATCCATCCAGCTTGCTTACCTACCATTCCCAAGGCCTCGTCAATCTGCCGAGCTCCCTCAAACTCACCAGAGGCAGGCATGATTCATTGCAGTGGCCAGTCATGGATGTTCATCAACGCCCAGTCGACTTTGAGGACGC ACGATATCGGCCTACATGCTTCGGTGTCCGTCAAACGGGACGTCGATGGCACCGCCGAGGTCATGAAGCGAGCCATGTCGTCCAGCAAGGCAAATGGCCTGTGGAATCCGAGTCTGGGTATTCGGTTCTCTCCCAGCGTCGAGCCAAAGACGCGGGCTCTGTACCCTCGACTGGACCTTTCTCGCTTTCTTCACACCGCCAcgaccagcaccagcaccaacGCATCGCCAGACGAGGCCATGGGGGCTCGTGATTTGCTATCAACAAGACAAGATATGTTCGGACGAGTCGAGCCCAGGATGCTCCCCACGTCAGTCGCCGTTGGCCCTGTCGACATTGCGAGAGagatgctcgacgacgacgcggcagAGGACGAGCAAAGGGCCCGTGTCGAGAAGGATGGAACGGTAGAGGCGAAAAGGCCAGGTCCTCCCGCTCCGGTGGATGCACCCCAAACTCCACTGAGCTTCAACATCTCGGCTGAGCGCTTCCAtgtcgcccgcgccgccgccgtcggcgaagcgGACTCCTTCTGGTCGCACACTCTGTATCAACGCATCACGccagccggcgccgtcgagaggGTCAAGGTACACTACTGCACGAGTAGGCATAGCATGGAGCACGTCTGCCGAAAGTACTTTCTCCACGAGGGCCTTCTCGGCTTTGACCTCGAGTGGCAGACGTATGCGAACCGCGACTCGGACATTCGCTCGGCCATCTCCTTGGTCCAGATTGCGAGCGAAAGCCGCATTGGACTCTTCCACATCGCCATgttcccctcggccgccaaggagATGGCCGATTTTGTGGCGCCCACCTTCCGGCTGATCATGGAAGATGCCAACGTGAGCAAAGTCGGCGTCCAGATCCAAGGCGACTGCACGAGGCTCAACAGATTCCTCGGCGTCAAGGCGAGAGGCGTGTTTGAGCTGAGCCACCTGTATAAGCTGGTCAAGTACCAGGATACGCCGAAGCTGATCAACAAGGTGCCGGTGGCGCTGTCGACACAGGTAGAAGATTGTCTCGGGCTCCCCTTGTACAAGGGCCAGTCGGTTCGATCGAGCAACTGGATGCGACCGCTGGACTCGAAGCAGATGCTGTGTGCGTCCAGAATCCGAATCGATCTTGAAGGCCCTTTCGCTCACATTGTTGTAGATTCCGCCTCCGACGCGTATGCCGGCGTTCAGCTGTACCACGTTCTGGAGGCGAAGCGGAGAGCGCTCAAGCCATGCCCTCCACGGCCTTACCACGCAGAGCTTGGCCTtcccatccccatccccatccccatccctACGCAACAATCAGAGTTGAATCCCACCGAGGATTCGAGCCGAGATGTTTCCGCCGCCCAAACGGTcgcgtcgacgcccagcTTGGCACGTACGAAGAAGCCTGCCCAACCGGCCAGTCCGGCTGCGAAGCCGCGTGACGCCCGCATCACGGCAGCAGAAATTGAAATGAAAAGGTTCCGCGCCTCCAAGCGGACGCCGATAGCGACAACTCCTTCCGCTCTCAGGGCGTACTATGTGTGGCGCCTCAACGAGGACCTCGGGCCCGAAGCTGTCGCCAAGCTGCTGCGCGACCCGCCCCTGCAAAGCAACACTGTGGTGTCGTACATCCTCGATGCCATCACGGCGGAGAAGCTGCCGTACGACAAGAAGCGACTCGCAAACGAAATCACTTCTCGTCTACAGCCGGGACCGCTCACGGGCCGCTATCGGCATTTCTCGAGGGATCATGCAAGTGGGCCAAAGTCGACAAACGAGGCGGCATGA